From the genome of Campylobacter magnus, one region includes:
- a CDS encoding inorganic phosphate transporter has translation MSAGFLKAKDNVFALIFFIISVCAFFVWGYNYIPSNHLLLFMLASVFGIFMAFNIGGNDVANSFGTSVGAKTLTIKQALVIAAVFELSGAIFAGGEVTNTIRSGIITISDNVPPMSFAAVMMGALFSAGAWLFIATKFGMPVSTTHSIVGGICGAGITMGMMHFGGWVETSGMINWSKVLSIVASWFISPAAGLIIAFLIFGFVKTKIITPSEKKYEQVRELKKERKTYKNQYFKELRSKSEAEQLATLRKIASVDDDDEDDPEMSVSTKSEYRNQIRKMKKAEKEIDVGSHMRLNIPIVAACGAMVIASSLLFKGLQHLNLGFSLFETLWIIFVIGLCAYLIIFALVNMVKRDNPKKSINRIFGWFQIFTASSFAFSHGANDIANAIGPFAAILDVLKTSSINSESPIPFIAMATFGVSLVVGLWFLGKEVITTVGNKLANIEPSTGFSAELASSIVILVATKMGLPISSTHVLIGAVLGIGLYNKSANWAMLKPIGLAWVITVPAAMLGSALCYAVIAYLMGLA, from the coding sequence TTGAGTGCAGGCTTTTTAAAAGCAAAAGATAATGTTTTTGCTTTAATTTTCTTTATTATTTCAGTTTGTGCTTTTTTTGTTTGGGGCTATAACTATATACCTAGCAATCATTTATTGCTTTTCATGCTAGCTAGTGTTTTTGGTATTTTTATGGCTTTTAACATCGGTGGAAACGATGTGGCAAACAGTTTTGGAACAAGCGTGGGCGCTAAGACGCTTACGATCAAGCAAGCTTTAGTGATCGCTGCTGTTTTTGAACTAAGTGGTGCGATTTTTGCTGGTGGAGAAGTAACAAATACCATTAGAAGTGGAATTATCACCATTAGCGATAATGTGCCGCCTATGTCTTTTGCAGCTGTTATGATGGGGGCTTTGTTTAGTGCTGGTGCGTGGCTGTTTATCGCTACGAAGTTTGGTATGCCAGTAAGTACTACTCACTCTATCGTTGGTGGTATTTGTGGTGCTGGAATTACTATGGGTATGATGCACTTTGGTGGTTGGGTGGAAACATCTGGGATGATAAATTGGAGCAAGGTTTTAAGCATCGTTGCTAGTTGGTTTATTAGCCCTGCGGCTGGACTTATTATAGCTTTTCTTATCTTTGGCTTTGTAAAAACTAAAATCATCACTCCAAGTGAGAAAAAATACGAACAAGTCCGTGAGCTAAAAAAAGAGCGCAAAACATACAAAAATCAATACTTCAAAGAACTTCGCTCTAAAAGCGAAGCCGAGCAGCTTGCAACACTTAGAAAAATAGCTTCAGTAGATGATGATGACGAGGACGACCCAGAAATGTCAGTATCTACAAAAAGCGAGTATAGAAATCAAATCCGCAAGATGAAAAAAGCTGAAAAAGAAATAGATGTTGGCAGCCACATGAGATTAAATATCCCGATTGTAGCAGCTTGTGGTGCTATGGTTATTGCTTCATCTTTGCTATTTAAAGGACTTCAACACCTAAACCTTGGCTTTAGCCTTTTTGAGACGCTTTGGATAATCTTTGTTATCGGGCTTTGTGCTTATCTTATTATCTTTGCGCTTGTAAATATGGTAAAAAGAGATAATCCTAAAAAAAGCATTAACCGCATTTTTGGCTGGTTTCAGATCTTTACGGCTTCAAGCTTTGCTTTTAGCCACGGCGCAAACGATATCGCAAACGCTATAGGTCCATTTGCAGCGATTTTGGATGTGCTAAAAACTAGCTCAATCAACTCAGAATCACCAATTCCATTTATCGCAATGGCTACTTTTGGTGTCTCTCTTGTAGTGGGACTTTGGTTTTTAGGTAAAGAAGTTATCACAACAGTGGGTAATAAACTTGCAAATATCGAGCCTTCAACAGGATTTAGCGCAGAGCTAGCTAGTTCTATTGTTATCCTAGTAGCTACAAAAATGGGTTTGCCAATCAGCTCAACACATGTGCTAATCGGTGCAGTTTTAGGCATCGGCTTATATAACAAAAGTGCAAACTGGGCTATGCTAAAACCAATAGGCCTAGCGTGGGTTATCACAGTGCCAGCTGCTATGCTAGGCTCTGCGCTTTGCTACGCTGTTATTGCTTATTTGATGGGACTTGCGTAG